A genomic region of Thunnus maccoyii chromosome 13, fThuMac1.1, whole genome shotgun sequence contains the following coding sequences:
- the banf1 gene encoding barrier-to-autointegration factor, with product MSSTSQKHKDFVAEPMGEKSVMALAGIGEVLGKRLEDKGFDKAYVVLGQFLVLKKEEELFRDWLKDTCGANAKQQGDCYGCLKEWCDAFL from the exons ATGTCGTCGACATCCCAAAAACATAAAGACTTTGTGGCCGAGCCCATGGGCGAGAAGTCTGTGATGGCTCTTGCAGGCATCGGAGAGGTTCTTGGCAAAAGACTGGAGGATAAAGGTTTTGATAAG GCGTATGTCGTCCTCGGGCAGTTTCTAGTGctaaagaaagaggaggagctTTTCCGGGACTGGCTGAAGGACACTTGTGGGGCAAATGCCAAACAACAAGGTGACTGCTATGGCTGTCTTAAAGAATGGTGTGACGCCTTCTTATAA